AAGTTTGTTTTCGGGATTTTCCAGAGTATTAAGAATCAATAAACCACCGCATTGCGCCATGCCTTCGACAATTAAAACACCGGGAAAAACTTTTCGAGAAGGGAAATGACCCTGAAAAAAATATTCGTTGTAAGTAACGTTTTTAATGCCTATGATTTTCTTTTCTATTTCTATATCAATTACTCTATCAACCAACAAAAACGGATAACGGTGAGGCATTACTTTCAAAATTGCTTCTATGTCCATTACAATGTTGTTTGTTTTCATTATATGAAACTTCATCTCAATTTTTTTCTGCAGATAAAGCTTGCGAAGCATTTTTGTGAACTCAACATTTGCAGCGTGTCCGGGTCTTGCTGCCAGAATCTGACCTTTTACCGGCGCGCCAATTAAAGCTAAATCACCGATAAGGTCAAGAAGCTTATGTCTGGCAGGTTCGTTTTTAAAACGAAGGGTTTTGTTGTTCAGAATACCATTAGAGCCAAGTATTACACTTTCCTGAATGCCAAGTTTTTTCTTCGTAGCTTCAAATTCACCTTCACTGTAGTCTTTGTCAACAATAACAATTGCATTGTTGATATCTCCGCCTTTTATAAGACCCTGTTCGCGAAGCATCTCAAGTTCTTTGACAAAACAAAACGTTCTTGAGGGTGCAAACTCAGTTTCAAATTCATTCTGTAAGCTGAACAGTCCCGTATGTTGAACTCCCAATGCAGGGTTATTAAAATCAATCATAACCGAAACTCTGAAATCATCCTTTAAGGGAAGAGCAACGATGTCGATTCCTTTTTTCTCATCCTGATAATGAATAGTGTCTTCAATAACAAGATAATCACGTTTTGCATTTTGCTCAATGATGCCTGCGCTCTTTAAAGTTTTAACATATTCAATTGCGCTTCCATCCATTATCGGTGTTTCGTTGTTATCAAGCTCGACAATCAGATTATCAACTTCACATCCCATAATTGCAGCAAGAACATGCTCAACAGTATGAACTTCCACACCATTCATTTCAAGAGTAGTTCCTCTTGAAATGTCTTTTACATGGTCAACGTCAGCGGGTATTTCGGGTGAGTCAGGAATGTCAATTCTTTTGAATTTAATTCCATAATCTTCAGGAGCGGGTTTGAATGTCATGTTTGATTTATTTCCCGTATGAAGTCCGACTCCCGATAGAGTTACCTTTTTTGAAATTGTTCTTTGCTTTTCTAACATAGAATTATTTGTTTGAGAGCTTTCTTAACGACGCTTCAATTTTTAAATCCTCACGGTGAGGTTTCGCTCTGTAACCTGTATATAAGCCGGGCTGCGAAATTGATTTGGATACATTTGATGCCGCACCGATTATAACGTCATCACAGAGGGTTAAATGCCCGGCGATTCCGACTTTTCCGCCAATCATACAGCGCTTGCCGATTTTTGTAGAGCCTGCTATTCCGGTGTGAGCTGCGATGACAGTGTTTTCACCGATTTCAACATTGTGTGCAATTTGTATCTGATTATCAAGCTTGACACCTTTAGAAATTAATGTTTCACCGATTGTAGCACGGTCTATGCATGTGTTGCTTCCTATTTCGACGTCGTCTTCGATTTTAACGATTCCTTTTTGAGGAATTTTCAGATAGCTCCCATCTTCATTTTTTGCATGTCCAAAGCCATCACATCCGATAATTGTTCCCGAGTGAATTATTACCCTGTCACCAATTTCACAATTTTTATAAATTACTACATTAGGATAAATTATACAATTCTTTCCAACTTTAACGGATTTATCAATCGAGCAGTTAGAATAAATTTTTGTTCCCTCGCCTATAGAGCTATTATCGCCGATCTTTACAAAGTCATCTATGAATGTTTTTTCACCTAAAGAAACATCTGTTCCAATTGCGCAATAATTGGATATTCCTTCTTCTGAGGTATGTTCATCTTTGTTAAATATGTCAATGAGTTTAAGGAATGCGCGGTAAGGATCAGGCACTCTTATTATGGTTAAATCATTTCTTTGTGATTTAATATTAAAAGTTTCCGATAATAATATTGCGCCTGCGGAGGTAGTATTAAAAAATTTTTCGTAGAGTGGATTTGAAATGAACGTAATTTCATTGCGGGAAGCGGTTTCAATCTTTCCGACGTTTACAATGTCTAAGTTCTTATCTCCTGATAACGCTCCGTTTAGCAGTTCGGCTATCTCGCCGGCTTTCATTTTATTTCCCTTCGATAACTTTCAAAACTTTTGCGGTTAAGTCATTTCTCTCGTTTACAAATAAGAGAGAAATGCTTCCGCTCCGGTCAATTACATAGTCATAATCTTCATTGGTGGCAACAGTTTGTATTGCAAGAAAGATTCTGTCCTGCACGGGCTTCATAAATTCCGCCTGTTTCTGAAAATACTCGCCGTTTTCACCAAATTTCTGAACCTTAAAGTTATTTATATTTGTTTCAAGAGTCTGGATATCCTGGGTTCTTTGTTGTTTAAGCTGGTCAGTAAGAATAAGCTTTTTCTTTTCAAAGTCCTCTTTCATCAGCTTTAAACTATCCTGAAGTGTTGTCAACTGAGTCTGCCATTCGGCTACAAGATTATCGAGGCGTGTTTTTGCATCGCGTGATTCCTGCATTGCGTCTATTATTTTCTTGGTATCAACATAGCCAATCTTTGACTGAGCATATAATCTAAAAGGAATACAAAGTGAAATTAAGAAAAATAATATTCCTGTTTTTATGATGAGATTTTTCATGAAAGATTTAAGAGTTAACTGAAATTATTTCAGCTTATCAAGAACTTTAAATGTTATGTCGAAATTCTTATCTCCATAGAGAAGTCCTCCTGAAGCTTTATCTAACACAAACGTCAGTCCCATTTCTTTTGCGAGCGATTCTATGGTTTTATTAATTTTATCATATAAAGGTTTTGAAAGCTCCTGTCTTCTGTTATAAACTTCCTGCTGGACATACTGGTCATAATTTTTTAAATCTTCTTCAAGCTGTGCAAGGTTCATACGCATGTTGCTGATTTGGTCATTCAATGCTTTCAGTTCTTCATTGCTTTTCACTGCACCGCTTTCAACCTTTTGCTGAGCGTCTGTATATGCAATTGCAAACAAAGAATCCTGCTCTTTATAAGACAGCGCTTTGGTTCTCAATGTATCAAGAAATTTATCCCTGAATGCTTCAAGGTCGGTAGTAAGCTGTATAGCTTCGGGCAATTGTTTTAGAATTACCTCGCTGTCAACATAACCGAATTTCATCTGGGCATAAGAATCTTTAGCAAATCCGCTCAGGATGAATAAAGCTATAAATATCCCTGCCTTTAAAAAAATGTTTTTCAAAAATAGTTCTCCTTTTGTTTAAATTATAAAATTTATATCTAAAATCCTCTACCGAAAGAAAAGTGGAAAAGCCACTTTGGCGGTTGTTCATCCACAATTTGACGGTCAAAACCATAACCAAAGTCAAAGCCAATCAATCCAACGGCGGGAAGCATTAATCTTGTTCCAAATCCGACAGACCTTCTTAAATCAAACGGGTCGGTTTTAGAAAAATCACTGAAAACATTTCCTGCTTCAGCAAATGCAAGAACAAAAATCGGGAACGGGTCAAGAGATAACGGGTATCTAAGCTCGAGTCCGTATTTCAAAGCTATTCTTCCGCCGATAGGGTTGCCTCCGGAGTTCTTAGGACCAATGCCTCTGTCGTCATATCCTCTCAATGGAATTGTGTTGTATGTCAAACCGTTTCCACCCATATAAAATGTTTCTGTCGGCGGCAGATACTTATCAGCTGCAAACGAGTTTATGAATGAGAAATTAAATGTTGAGTAAAGCACAAGACGGCTCTCTCTTGTAATAGGTGTATATGCTTCTGCAGTAAAAATATTTTTTACGAATTCAACGTTACCCGGCAAGAACGGTCCGCCTGAAAGCTCAGTTGAGTTTGCTACTTTAGTTCCGGACACAGGAAATATGGGATCAAAAACGGTTGAACGGCTTATCGTTTGTCTGAGTGAAAACTGGTCGCGAACACCGACTTCGTAATATCCGCCTCCTGATTTGGTATCGGTTTTTTGGTATTTTAATGTCCAGTCACCCCTGAAATAATCATCAGGCCATTTGAATCTTCTTCCTATGTTTAAACTTGTTCCTGTTTCACGTATATCGATGCCGCTATAATTCTGACGAGTGTCATAAAGGTTAATGCCTAATAATGTCGGTGTGTTCATAAACCATGGCTCGGTAAATCCGACCTGGAATGTTCTGTAAGTTCCGCTTTCACCAAACTGCCATGTGAAATTTAAAATCTGCCCGGCACCGCCTGAAAACGGAGCAGAGATATCGAAGTTATTAAATGTCAAGCCGAACGCACCGGTGATACCAAAGCTTTCGCTGTAACCTACTGAAGCATTAAACTGGTCTGATGAACGCTCTTCGACAATATATTTTATGTTAACAGTCGAATCATTGGATAGAGAAAGATCTTGCCCTAATTTTTCAGGATTGAAATAATTGAGCGCATTAAGATTCTGCAAACTTCTTCTGACATTGCTTTTATTAAAAAATTGTCCTGGTATTGTATATAATTCACGTCTTAAAACTTTATCTTTTGTCTTGTCGTTTCCTTCAAGATTAACCAGACCAAATCTGAATTGCCTGTTTTCAGTAATTGTGATTTTCAAATCAACTTTGTTTCCGGGTAAAGCTTTTTCAGTTATCTCAGCATTATAACCAAGATAACCGTTATCGAGATACAATGCACTAACGTCAGTTTCAGCTTCATTGCCATAAAGGTTGTCATTAAGCTTTTTTAGATTCAAAATATCCCCGCGCTTCATGTCAATGCGCTCAAGAATTAATGAATCGGAATAAACTGTATTTCCTTCAACTTCTATTTTGTTCAGAGTAAATTTATTGCCTTCATCAACTTTTATAATTAATGTTGCATCTTCTTTGTTCGGACTTATTTTTAATTCATAATCTTCAACAACAGCATCTTTAAATCCTTTTTCTTTATAATATCCTTCCACTAATTTTAAATCCTGCTCAAACTTTGCCTTATCATAGGTAGCTCCATCCCAGAATTTCCACCAGACTTTTTCGGAAGTGTTTTCCATTGCTCCTCTCAGGTCATCGGAGTTTACATTTTTATTTCCCTGAAACTCGATTTTCTGAACTGTGAGTTTATTTCCTTCATTAATTTTTATTCTGACGCGTGCTTCATTGTTTGCGGAAAGCAACTGGTCAGCTTCAACATTTACTTGTGAATATCCTTCACTTTGATAAAACTTCTCAAGATTATAAGCAATATCTTTTAAGCGCTGTGGAGTAATTATCTCACCCGGGGTTAGTTGAATTTTTTCTTCTAAATCTTCTTTTGAGTATTCATTATTTCCTGTAATCTGCACCGACTCAACACGCGGGAATTCTTCAACTCTTATTACCAAATAAGCATCATTCCCGACAGTTTTATCTACATAAATTTCAATATCGGAAAATAAATTTAAATTCCAGAGCTTTTTCATAGCATCTCTCGACTCATCAGAAGGAATTGTAATTTCCTGTCCGACTTCCAAACCTGAATAACCAACTATTGTATTTTTATCAACGGTTTTATTCCCGATTGTATTAATACTGATAATCCGGTATTTAGGAGGTGCGTTTTCATCTTGCGCTTTTGTAACACTTGTAAAAACAGTAATTAATAGCAAGAAACTGCAGAAAAAGGAAAATAATACTTTAAAAGTTGATTTTTTTAACATTTAAACTCTGTATAATTTATTTATTAATACTTTTTAAATCCTGAATTTGTTCACTTATCATACCGAATCTTCTCTCCCGCCGCTGATATTCTTTTATGGCTTTATAGAGGTAATCCCGCTTGAAATCAGGCCAATATATGTCTTCTATGTAAATTTCCGAATAAGCGGTCTGCCACAGCAAAAAATTGCTTATTCTGTAATCCCCGCCGGTTCTTATAAGTAAATCGGGGTCGGGAATTTCTGCAGTTTCAAGATATGATGAAAACAGCTTTTCATCTATGTCTTTAATGGGAATTTTATCGTTAAGAATTTTTTTAACGGTGTTAACGATTTCCCATCTTCCGCTATAATTCAATGCAAGATTAAGAACAAGACCTTGATTGTCTTTTGTCTTTTTCATGGAATCCTGAAGCTCGTTATAAACCTGTTCGGGAAGCTCTTTCAGGTTGCCCGTTGAAATTAATCTTACGCCATTTTTGTGCAAACGTTCTGTTTCTTTACGCAAAGTCTTAATTAAAAGCTTCATCAATAAAGTAACTTCATTCTTAGGTCTTCGCCAGTTTTCCGTTGAGAAAGTATAAACAGTTAAATATTTTACTCCGACCTGAGCACTTGCCTCGACGATATCGCGAACGGAATTAACACCTTCCTGATGTCCCAAGTAACGGGAATATCCTTTAGACTTTGCCCATCTGCCGTTGCCGTCCATTATGATGGCAATGTGTTTGGGAATCTCTCCGGATTTTTTTAAAGCTTCCTGTTTTTTGCTGTCTTCTTTTTCGTCTTTTGACAAAACTTGTTAATATATTAATCCTAACTTATCGTAAACTTCTTTGATTTTTTTGACTGCAATTTCATTTGCTTTTGCATTACCATCTTTAACTACTTCCATTAAATAATTTTCATCGTCGCGGTATTTTTTGAAATCTTTCTGGTATATGCTTAGTTTATTTGCAACTGCTTCACCAACATCGTTTTTGAATTTACCATAACCTGCATTTTCATATTCTTTTGCGATTTCTTCTATAGGTCTTTCAGTAAAGCCTGAGAAAATCACAAGCAGATTGCTGATAGCAGGTTTATTTTCTGCATCGAACTTAACAACGCTATCAGAATCCGTTACTGCGCGTTTGAATTTTTTCAAAACTGTTTCAGGTGAATCCTGCAATAAAACATAGCTGTCTTCTGCATCTTCGCTCTTGCTCATCTTCAAGTTCGGGTCTTTCAAGCTTTTTATCCTGCCGGTTACTTTTGAAACTGTTGCTTTTGGAATTTTAAAAGTTTCTCCGTAAAGATTATTAAATCTTGTTGCAATGTTCCGTGTAAGCTCAACGTGCTGCGCCTGGTCATCACCGACAGGAACCTCATCGGCATCATAAAGCAAAACATCACCCGCCATAAGAACAGGATATTCAAATAATCCTGCAAGCTGACCATCTTTGCCCTGTTTCTGCGACTTGTCTTTGAACTGAGTCATTTTATTCAACTCGCCGACAGTAACAAAGTTCGTTAGTATCCAGCAAATTTCGCTGTGCGCAGGAATCATTGACTGCATAAATATAATGGACTGCTTCGGGTCAACACCGAGTGTTAAAAGCCATGCCACTACATCAAGACTGCGTTTTTTTAAAGTTTCAGGGTCTTGCCGAACCGTTATTGCGTGAAGATTTGCAATGAAATATAAACATTCATTTGTATTCTGGTCATGCTCAACCCATCTTTTCATTGCGCCAAGATAGTTGCCTATTGTCATTTCACCTGAGGGTTTTATCCCTGAAACAATTCTCGTCATTGTTAAATAAAAATCAGTTAGTTATTGTAATTCAGAATGTAATAATAAGTAAGGTTGTAAGTATTTATCAGTCCATTCAAATGCGTTCTCTCAACACCGTGAGATGCCGAAACGCCGGGACCGATTAATCCGACTTTAACATCAATGCCTGCAAAAAGAGCTGCAGAGCCGTCAGAGCCGTAGTATGGATATATATCTATTACGTGATTTATGTTAAACTGCTTTGCTATTTTTATCAATTTATTTGTAACATCAAAGTCATAAGGTCCTGAAGAGTCTTTAGGACAAATTGAAACAGCATCTTCTTTTCCGTTGCATCCTTCACCAATGACAGCCATATCGAGCACAAGCATTTCTTTTATGGAATCGGGAATGCCGACTGCTGCACCATGTCCGACTTCTTCATAATTCGAAAAATAAAATGCAACATCACCTGTGTATTTATCTTTGCATAAAGCCTTTATCAATTCAATCATAACAGCAACGCAAGCTTTATCATCTAAGAAACGGCTTTTTATAAATCCGGATTTTGTATGCTCGAAACGGACATCATAAAAAACAAAATTTCCCGTGCCGATGTTATGACGTTTTATTTTCTCGGGAGTTTCAGCAAGCTCATCGAGACGTATTGCCATTGAGCTAAGCTCGCGTTTAGTATCACTGACGCTTTTGTTGACGTGAGCGGCAGGATTTTTCAATAAAAATGTTCCGCGGTAATGCTCACCGTTGTAGTTGCGGACTGTTACATACTCGCCCTCGAATGAATTCAAAGGGTATGAACCAAGTGTAGTAATTCCGAGTGTTCCATCGGTATTAACTTCCTTAACCATTGCTCCGAGAGTGTCGATGTGTCCTGCAATTACGAGCTCTGGGTTATCTGAAAACGACACAAGCAAAGAACCCTTATTTGTCATACCAATTTTTACCGGCAAATTTTTAAATTCATCTACCAGGTAGTTTATGATTTCTTTTGTATAACCTGTGGGGGAGTGTATTTTCAGAATTGTTTCTAACGTAGAGACTAATTCACTCATCAATTTTTCGTTGTATCCGCTATAATCTTGTAGATTGTTTCACCTTCTTTGGTTAACCCGTACTTTTCGCGGGCAACCTGTTCAATTTTAAAATCCGAAGTGTTTAAATCCTTTATTTCCTGCTGATATGCTTCATTTTTTTTCTGCTCGTCATTCAGAGCTTTTTCAAGCTGTGATTTTTCGCTGTTGGCTTCAAAACGTTGAATGAGTCCGTTATTACTGAAGACAAGCATGTAAAGTAGTAAAGAAAATATTATTATAAATAAGGTAAATAATTTGTTATATTTAATAAATCGCGCGATTTTTTTAAATATGCTTTCTTTCATATTCAGCGTATAAATATACTTATTTAAAATTTGTAATAAAATCAAAATAATTATCTATTTATTAGGAAATTAAACCAAAAATTTAACACAAAATCCACAAAATCACAAAATTAATAATAATTAAAAATTTGTTTTGTGTTTTTGCGGCTTTGTGTTATCCTTGTTTGGGTTGTGTCAAATTAAAAATGGACGTAGTTAATAAAAAAATTAAGGCTGACCTGCATACACATACGAACTTTTCAGACGGGATTTTGTCACCTGAAGAGCTCGTTGAGAAAGCATTAAAGAAGGGTATAAATATTCTAAGTATTACCGACCATGACAACATTTCTGCTATTGATAATGCTCTGAAAGCTGCCAAGAAGCGGGATTTGGAGATTATTCCGGGAATTGAGCTAAGTGCAGATTTTCAGGGTAAGGAAGTTCACATACTCGCGTATTTTATTGATTACAAAAACAAAATTTTAAAAGATTATTTAGAGAATTTTCGTGATATAAGGATAAACAGAATTAAAGAAATGCTGAAAATTCTAAATTCAGAAGGGATTGATTTAACTTATAATGATGTATTGAAGTCATCGGAAATAAATGGTAAGGCATCGATAGGAAGACCGCATCTTGCCAAAGCGCTTGTAAATGAAAAACACGTCAAGACAATCGGCGAGGCTTTTATGAAATATATCGGCGATGATAAACCCGCTTATGTGAAGAAACAGAATCCCACGTTAAAAGAAATTTTCAAATTAATTAACTCCATTGGCGGATTATCCTTTCTTGCGCATCCGGGCAGAACGTTCAGGGACGTTGAGCTGACAGAATTTTTGGATGCGGGGATGGATGGGATTGAAGTTTTGCATCCGTCGCATTCGAAGGATGATGCTAAATATTACTCCGGACTTGCATCGCAGTATTTTTTGCTTGAGAGCGGCGGGTCGGATTATCACGGGATCAGCTCGACAGATAATTTAAACTTTGGGAAGTATTGCATTCCTGCGAATTACATTATTAATATGAAGAGGAGATTATTTTAACTTAATGAGTAAGAAAAAATTAAAACTTGCGATTGTTTCGAGCAGTTATAATAAACCCATAGTTGATAATTTGATTATGGGAGCGCAAATTGCGCTGAAAGAAAACGGAATCAGCGCGGAGAAGATTGATTATTTTGCTGTGCCGGGTGCTTATGAAATTCCACTGGTCGTAAAAAAACTTTGCACATCGAAGAAGAAAAAATATGACGGGATAATTACACTTGGCTGTGTTATAAAAGGCGACACTGCGCATTTTGAATACGTTGCAAGTCCTGTTGCGTATAATCTGAATATTATTTCAACTGATAATAAAATGCCTTTGGGATTTGGCGTGCTGACGTGCTTCACTGCACAGCAGGCGTATGAGAGAAGCTTAGTTGATGATGCACAGATTAAAAATAATAAAGGTTATGAAGCTGCGATGACAGTGCTTGAGATGATTGAAGTGTTGAAGGAAATATAGATTAAATTATTCTCCTAATTCCTGACTAAACTTAAAATCATTATTAAAATAAACTTCTTCTGCATCAATTATCATTTTTGAATCATTCTGAAATTCTATAACTAAATCATTATTTGTTTCATTTATAGGTAAAAATTGACTCACAGTATAACTTTCTTCAATCGGTAACTCATTATCGCCCTCAATATTTTCAAAATTAGTAACAAATTTAAATTCTAATGAAATATATTTTTGTTCTAAATTGGGATTTATATCATTTCTAACAAAAAACTTTTCACTAAGTTTTGGAGCCATGTATTTTATAAAATATTCACTTGGATATATCCATATTAAAGTTAACTTCATTTTATCTTCATCATAAATGAATGTTAAAAACTCAGCAGTATTATGTAAATCATATATTTTATTGTTATAAATTATTTCAACATCAACATTTTCTAATGGTTGAAAATTTATATATTCCATTTAAATAATTTTATTTCCTTTTGCTTCCTGAATGTGTTTCAACATTTCGTCGTGAATAATTCCGTTTGTTGCGAGAATTTCTCTTCCATAGACAGAATATTTATTTCCGCCGAAATCGGTAACTTTACCACCTGCTTCTTCTAAAATTATTACACTTCCTGCGGTATCCCATGCATTGAGATTATATTCCCAGAAACCATCGAACCTTCCTGCAGCGAGCCAGCATATATCGAGCGCAGCCGAACCTAAGCGTCTGACAGGAATATCCATCAAAACAAATTTAGAAAAAATCGCGAGCGGGTTATTCGGGTTATCGCTTGTGTTATACGGAAAGCCGGTTACGAGCAGAGATTTTCTTACGTTATCGGTTTTGGAAACGCTAATTTTTTTATCGTTCAGAAATGCGCCTTTACCTTTTTCAGCAAAAAATAATTCGTTGCCCATAGGGTTATAAACAACTCCTAAGATTAACTCACCTTTGTGTTCAACACCGATTGACACACAGCACAAAGGAATTGAGTGCGCATAATTAATCGTGCCGTCTATTGGGTCTATTATCCATTTGTAATCTGAGTCCTGCGGAAGGTCGCCGCTTTCTTCGGTGAGAATGTAATGGTCTGGGTATTCGGAATGAATTATCTCAATTATTTTTTTCTCGGAAAGCTTATCGACTTCGGTAACTAAATTTGAAAGACGGTCTTTGCTTTCGATTTTGAAAGTGCCTTCAAAATTTTCTTTAACAATTTTTCCTGCTTCATGCGCAGCTTTGAGGAGTATGTTTTTCATTGTATCTAAGACTGGGATTCCCGCCTGCGCGGGAATGACAACCGGAAGTTGTAAAATTTATATTTCTAATGTTAAGCCGTCATAACCAAGCTCAACATTTTTTGGCAATGTCGGGTTTATTTCATCATATCGTATATCGTGCGTTGTATGAACCAAATAAGTTTTCTTTGCTCCGAGCTTTTGTGCAAGATCGCTTGCCTGTTCAATGTTAAAGTGCGTCGGGTGAGGAGCGCGGCGAAGCGCATTTAAAACCAATACGTCGAGTCCTTTCAATTTTTTCTGTTCAGTTTCGGAAATTTTACTTGCATCGGTAATGTATGCAAAATTGCCAATGCGGTAACCCATAATCGGCAGATTGCCGTGTATTACTTCAATTGGGATTATCTCAACATTGCGAATCTTGAACGGTTTGTTTTCAATTTTGTGCATGTGAACAAGCGGAACCGCCTGATGTCTTTGAAGTCCTTCATGAAAAACATACCTGAAAGTGATTTTAAGCTCATCGATGGTCAAGCTGTCGCCATATAAATCAATGTA
The DNA window shown above is from Ignavibacteria bacterium and carries:
- a CDS encoding inositol monophosphatase family protein → MKNILLKAAHEAGKIVKENFEGTFKIESKDRLSNLVTEVDKLSEKKIIEIIHSEYPDHYILTEESGDLPQDSDYKWIIDPIDGTINYAHSIPLCCVSIGVEHKGELILGVVYNPMGNELFFAEKGKGAFLNDKKISVSKTDNVRKSLLVTGFPYNTSDNPNNPLAIFSKFVLMDIPVRRLGSAALDICWLAAGRFDGFWEYNLNAWDTAGSVIILEEAGGKVTDFGGNKYSVYGREILATNGIIHDEMLKHIQEAKGNKII
- a CDS encoding PHP domain-containing protein yields the protein MDVVNKKIKADLHTHTNFSDGILSPEELVEKALKKGINILSITDHDNISAIDNALKAAKKRDLEIIPGIELSADFQGKEVHILAYFIDYKNKILKDYLENFRDIRINRIKEMLKILNSEGIDLTYNDVLKSSEINGKASIGRPHLAKALVNEKHVKTIGEAFMKYIGDDKPAYVKKQNPTLKEIFKLINSIGGLSFLAHPGRTFRDVELTEFLDAGMDGIEVLHPSHSKDDAKYYSGLASQYFLLESGGSDYHGISSTDNLNFGKYCIPANYIINMKRRLF
- the ribH gene encoding 6,7-dimethyl-8-ribityllumazine synthase; translated protein: MSKKKLKLAIVSSSYNKPIVDNLIMGAQIALKENGISAEKIDYFAVPGAYEIPLVVKKLCTSKKKKYDGIITLGCVIKGDTAHFEYVASPVAYNLNIISTDNKMPLGFGVLTCFTAQQAYERSLVDDAQIKNNKGYEAAMTVLEMIEVLKEI
- a CDS encoding MBL fold metallo-hydrolase — translated: MKIILLGTGTSQGVPIIGCTCDTCISTNPKDKRLRTSAYVEVDKLKILIDTSIDFRQQMLNNHIFDLDAVLYTHHHVDHILGMDDLRQINQRYNKYIDLYGDSLTIDELKITFRYVFHEGLQRHQAVPLVHMHKIENKPFKIRNVEIIPIEVIHGNLPIMGYRIGNFAYITDASKISETEQKKLKGLDVLVLNALRRAPHPTHFNIEQASDLAQKLGAKKTYLVHTTHDIRYDEINPTLPKNVELGYDGLTLEI